aggggatcttcccaatccagggatcgaacccaggtctcctgcattgcaggtgaattctttaccagctgagctaccagggaagcctttatatatataaaaatacatatatatataaaactgaaccactttgctgtacagcataaattaacacaatattgtaaatcaactgtacttcaataaaattaaaaaatgacgaCATATACAGCTCATATTCTATTCCTACTGGACTAGCCATGCCCTCCAGCACAGTAGCTGCTGGCCACAGGTGGCCTTGTTAAtgttaattaaacaaataaaatcacaCATTCTGTACTTCAGCGCCAGTATGTGGCTGGTGACTCTGTAGCTGGTGACTGGGTCTCAGACAGTGCAGGTTTAGAACATTCCTATCATTCCTGAAAATTCTATCAGACAGCCCTGCTCTAGAGGGTAGAGTCAGATAACATCCcctcacccccccaaaaaagcccCACATTTATCTGAAGGTGATAACTGGAAAATTCGAGTGGAAAGATGAGGACTGCTGAGGTGGTGAGGTTAGGTGCAGGGGGTTGGGGGTGACAGGTGAGCAGAGACTGAAGGGCGGTGAAGGAAGGCTCCAGGAACACCAGGGATGTTAGGTGGTGAGCACAGCCTATGACTGTTGGGAGCCTGAGCTGTCAGGAGGACAGAGTCGGGACGGAGACGTGACCGAGGCACACGGCCACATCCAGGCTGGACTCAGGCTGCTGGGCCATGCAGCTGTGAGGGGTTGGGAGTGGGGCTCCAGGCTTCTGCAGATCCTGGTGGGGACCCAACCCGTCTTAGGCAAGCCTGCAGATTGTGGCCGTGTTCAGGTTAAATGTGTAAACCTGGGAACATCAGCGAGGCAGTCGTGTTTAAAGTTTGAGGGGTCCTGGACATGTGAGGGTTAGGGGTTACAGAGGGGTCAGGGGTCACGGGTGAGGTTACCCGTCAGGAGGTGAGGAAGGATCAGAGAAAGTACTTCCAGAGAGGTTCCTGAGTCACGAGGGATAGGGTGAGGGCCTGGGTGGGGCTGCCACGGGGTGGACTTGGTCTGGGTGCTACTGCTGACCTAGCCCCGTGAAGGGATGGGCAGGGCAGCCGGGCCAGGGAGGATGGCTCTGAACCCGCCCACAGGAAGCCTGAGGGGGGCGGCCAGGGGGGCCTGTGCTTGGGAGCCTGGGTGTGAGTAGGATCCTATATAACTGGTCCTCTCTGCTCTCCCGCTGTCTTCCCCAGGTACCACAAGGTGGGCATCCTTGTGCTCTTCTTGCATGACATCAGTGACGTACAGCTGGAGTTCACCAAGCTCAATGTCTACTTCAAGTCCCGCGGAGGCGCCCACCATAGGCTGCACGCCCTGGCTGCCGACCTGGGCTGCCTCAGCTTCTGCCTCAGCTGGTGAGGGGAGGAGGCGGGCGAGGTCAGGTCGGAAAGGGGGTGGGGTTTAGATGAGTGGGCGTGGCCAAGCCAGAAGAAAGCGGGTCCCAGAGACGGGGTGGGCCCGgcagggaagagggtggggtTTAGAAGGGTGGGCGTGGCCGAGCAAGGAGAATGCGGGTCCTAGAGACGGGGTGGGCCCAGCAGGGAAGTGGGTGGGGCCAGCTGGGGACTGGGTAGGGCTTGTGGGAAGGGACAGGGCCAGGCCGGGGAAGCAGGTGGGGcttggtggggtgggcagggcctggcaggGCAGTAGACGGTGAGAGTCGGGAAGAAGCAAGTGGGCTGGAAAGGACAGAGCAGGAAAGGAGACAGATGGGCAGGAATGAACAAGGATGGGGTAAGGAGACAGGGACAGATGGATGATTCCAGCCGGGACAGGTCAGGCACGGGGTGCGGCCATCCTCCGCTTCTCCCCCacagcctcccctccctcctgcaggTTCTGGTTCCGCCTCTACTGGTTCCCGCTCAAGGTCCTGTATGCCACGAGCTACTGCAGCCTGCGGTCGGTGCCTGACATCcccttctatttcttcttcaacgtgctcctgctgctgctcacCCTCATGAACCTCTACTGGTTCCTGGTGAGTGAACGCCCACAACGCCTCCCCACCTGGCCCTCCTCAGACGCCTGTCCTGTTCCGGTCCCCGTCCCTGAGGAGCCCTCCAGGTGCAGGCCCTTCTCACACAGGTCCAGTGAGAAGGCCACGTTAGGCAAGGGGCAGAGGACCTGTGGCAGGAGCAGACAGCGGTCAGGAGGCGCAGGGCTCTCTTTTcacctctgccttcccctcccaCAGTACATCGTGGCTTTTGCTGCCAAAGTGCTGACGGGCCAGGTGCGGGAGCTGAAGGATGTGCGGGAATATGACACGGCAGAGGCCCCGAGCCCCAAGCCCCGCAAAGCTGAGTGAGTTTGGAGGGGCCGGCGGCCCTGGTTCATTCCTTTAGCTACTACCTCTGTCTGACAGAGCGCGCGCTGAGGGCGGGCCCTGGAGACGCGGCGGCGGATGAAGCCCAGGTGGACGCTGCCCCCCACCCGGAGCCTCCATTCAAAAGAGAGACGGCAATAAAGGCATGGACCATGTAGCTACAGAGTTAGATGCTGTCGGAACAGACAGCGAGGAAGGTGGGGGCAGAGAGGTGCCTGGTCGGGGCAGAATGGTGAGGGGTGAGATCAGGGTCTCAGTGGTGGGAGCTGTAAGGGCCAAGCCCAGTGGTGAGGGGCGGCCGTTGGCCAGGACTGACAACAGCCTCTAAGCAGGTGGcactggaggtgggggcagggggcgctGTGGGCGCCAGAGCCTGCACTCTGTTCATGCTGATACTCCCTGGCTTCAAGGTCCCTTGAGGCAACCACTGGTCAGCCAAGCAGATGGGGCTCAGGGTTTGGACCCAGGTGGGAGCCATAGGGACGGAGAGCAAAGGGGACCTCTTGAAGCTTTCTGGAGGTGGGCCTGGGGACTTCCAGCCCTGGGATGTGAGCCAGATGGCACCCAAAGCCCCTGGCCTAGAGGGGCCCCAGGGGTGAATGGAGGCAGGCTGGGGTGACTAGCCAGGTCAAAGGCATGCAGCACCCCACAGGTAGTGTGAGGAGTGGTTGAGCAGCAgtgaggtgggggagaggggaccGCTGAAGGCCCCCAGGGTGCTTCCCAGCAGACCTCTGATTTGGCCCCTGGGAGATTGTGAGGGACCAGGCTGGGGAAGATGGTTCCCAGGAAGCAGTGGGCTCAGAGTGCAGTGATGCATGGGTCAGCATGGGCagtgaggagaaagagaaaaacagacctGAGAAGGGGAGCAGAGAACTGGGGGATGGTCAGAGCCCGGGGTCGAGAGAGGAGTCAGGCCAGGGAGCAGGGATGGTGGACACGAGAAGGCTGGGCAGCAGGTGAGGTCATCCCAGTGGTCAGATCCCAGCTGTGTTGGAGAACTCACCAGACTTGCTCTGGATGTaggtgaaacagaaataaaagaatcaaggACGATCCAAGACCTCTGGCTTGAGCTACCATTTACCGAGATGGGACTCAGGGCAGGGCCGTATGCACCCATCGGGGTGGGAGCTGGCAATCTAGTTCTAAGGGTGTTGGATTGTCTGTGTCCAGCAAATTTTAGTTGGGAATTACACATAGAGATCGGTGAGGTCTCACCAAGCAGTCTGATCAACCCTCAAAGGCTTCTGGAAGGAAAGCACTTGCTTGGCCAAGTCTGAAACTCTGAAAGCTCTTTCTGCTGTAAGACAGTGAACTCCTGGAGAGCCCAAGGCAAAGGGAAAGTCAGACCCCCTAGCCACACCCCATTCCCTGCTCTGTCTCCCCCAAGAATGTCCAGCCAGAATGTGGGTTGGGAGGCTGGCACCTCCAGCCCCAAATGACAGCATTCCCACTAGGATGGCAAAGAACAAACTCCATACAGAGATGACAGGGGACCCGGGAATGCTGCCTGAACCTAATCCCTAAGGATAACTAGAATTAGCACAGTTGAGTACAAAACAAGATGGGATAAAAAGCAATGAGAATGTGGGATGTGCCACAAAAGAGCTGGTCGGGACACCTCAAAACTGTCAGGTCATGGAAAACAAGAGACAGAGGAGCTGTCCTAGCTCAGACTGACTGAATGCAGTTGTGGAATCCTGGACCAGAAGAGACATCTGTAGAAAAACTGGTGAAAGTCAAATAAAATCTACTGTTTAGCTCATCGCAGTGTCCCCAGCGTTGGTTTCTTAGCTGGGACAGATGCACTGTGGGGATATGAAATGTCAGCATTTGGGGAAGCTTGGACAAGGCCTGCCCTGGAACTCCTGATGCTATCTCTGCAAAtctaaaaattattctaaagttgaaagtttatgaaaaatgtaaaagaccCAAGAGACCAGTCAAAACAGCATCGGACGTTCTGTTACTTTCCTGGGTCTGCTGTAACAAAGTGCTGCAGACCAGGGGGCTTAGAACAACAGAAGGttcttctctcacagttctggaggccagacgtCTGACATGAAGGTGTCAACAGGAGCCACAGACTCTCTGAAGGTCTAGGGGAGGGTCCTTGCTCGCCTCCTGCAGTTTCTGGGGCTCctcttggcttgtggctgcatcccTCGAGGCTCCATTTCCTGTCTCCACAAGGTCTCTTCTCTCCAGCTCTTCTCTTCTAAGGACATTTGTCATTGCATTAGACCACTATCATCTCTTTGCAGTTTCCTTCACTTAATTACATTTATAAAGACTCTTTTTCCAAATAGTCACATTCACAGTTCCAGAGATTAGGATGggaactttttatctttttagggACCACTGTTCAACCTACTGTAGAAGTTGTCTCCAACAATTAGATACAGCTTAAAGGAGAATCAGTAAATCGAAAGCTGTGGAGAAATTATCCAGAATTCAGCTAAACACATGGAAAATATGACAACTCGAATGGTAAGAATTACCTGGCTGAGTTCTAAGACAGACAGGGAAAGAGAACAATGAGAAGACACAACGCTGAGAATTCTTCCAGAAAGTGACAAACCATAAATCATCAGCAGGATGAATAAAAAAGCGTCCTTGCCCcaaacatggggcttccctggtggctcagatggtaaagaatctgcctgcagggtgggagacctgggttcaatccctgggttgggaagatctcctggagaagggaatggttacccactccagtgttcttgcctgagaatcccatgggcagaggagcctgggaaatgTGAAACAGCCACAGAAAAGGAGATGACCTACAAAACAGTGACGGACTAAAGCAGCAAGGGAAGCTGGAAGACTGTGGAGTCAGATACCACCTCCAACGCTGAAAGAAAGTAACAGAAAACCAGGGATCTTGTGTACAACTTGAAAAACAATTACTCAAGAGAAAAGATACCTGTTGGCTTGAATGAGATCCTGGGTTTTGTCCCCAGCATGCCcatcaagagagagagagagaaaaaaaaagaatatccacAGGAACAAAAATTAAGAATGCTTACCACTTGCAGATCTTCTCTACAAGAAtatttcagaaaacaagaaaactataCCCAAGAGATACATCAGCAGAGAAACTGACACATATCTgggtaaaattcttttaaatgccTAATCTCAGAGATTTAAAAGAATTAgagctgggacttctctggcggtccagtggttgggactctgtgtttccactgcacgGTGtgaaggtttgacccctggttgggaaccaagatcccacatgctgcacagccaaaaattaaaaaagaatcacaaaGATGCCATGTTTGGGTCaagcttaataaaataaaaataaatgccatgccctcctctgggggatcttcccaacctaggaatcaaacctgcatcttttatgtctccagcattggcaggtgggttctttaccactaacgccacctgggaagccccaggggatTACCTTTGGGTTatctgtgttagtcgctcagtcgtgtccaactctttgcaaccccatggactgtaacccatcaggctctttggtccatgggattttccaggcaagaatactggagtggggtgccatttccttctccaggggatgttcccgacccggGTGtgctacactgcaggcagactctttactgtctgagccaccagggcaaccAACTATAGTGAGTACTTATGTTAACACTCTTAGAGTGTAGAGGGGAGAATGGAacaaaaaacaggcagaacaaatacagaaaaggaaagttaGAAAAAGCAGAATAAGTAATGCAAAATAGAGCTCAGAATCTCAAATAATAGGCATCCAAATAAACCCTTATGGACTCATCAGGACAGTTACGAGACTGGGCTTTTAAATAAACCCACTTCTGACCTGGTTAAAAGACTTCAACTCCAGGATAAAATGCAAGTTGCAAGTAAAGGACAGGAAGAGACATTCGGGTGTAACCTTTGATCTGGAGGAATCTGCACAGTGCAGCCCTAAACCGTGGCGAGAGGGGACCCCGGGAGGTTAAGTCCGTGCTCCCCAGCAGGCAGCTCAGAAGCAGGAACAGGcgttcttttctgtatttttaaacttaatgttTATGATGTATTTTTGtccgtgctgggtcttagctgctgcTCGGGCTTCTCTAGTCACGACGAGCAGGGGCtaatctctagttgtggtgcttgggcgctcgttgcggtggcttctcttgcttcagagcgcaggctctagggtgcacaggctccgtagttggcggtttccaggctctagagcacaggctcggtagttgtggtgcgtgagctcagttgccctgaggcatgtggtatcttccagttcagggatcgaatccatgtcttcctgcactggcaggcggattctttaccactgagccatcagggaagcacaggGACAGATGCTCTTTTAAAGCACAGAACACTgatcaaaattgaaaacaaaacaaaacaaaacaggccaCAGGAGCAACCTCAGTTACTCAGAGCCGGGATCACGCAGACCACGTATGATGAGAAAATTCAGTTAGGTctgaaaacagtaagaaaacgGCGACTGAGAAGCACTTCGAAGGACTCCGGAGTGGAAGAGCAAATCATGTGGCAGGGTGGCACCGATGCCTCCCTTGCTCCTGCTGGTTCTCTCTTCTGACCTGCCTCCACGGGACCCCTCCTGGGCCTCCATCTTCGGGCCCCTGCAGTGACCCCCGCTCCCTGGGCACAACCTCGGCCTGAAGCCCCCGTCATCCTCTCAGGCTGCTGGGAACGCCGTTCATCCAGGCCCCTCGCCCCACTCTGGCTCTGCTGACTTGccagccccacctccccagaCATTGGCCTTTGCCGCACTCTCAGCAGGCCCTGCTGTATCTTAAGAGCTGAGACCCACGTGTCTGGCCGCAGCAGCCACGTGGGCCAAGGGTCCTAGTGATGCCAGGGTGGTGCCTGCGCTCCTGGGACTCTCCCTTCTCGGCCACCAGTGTCTTCACCATTGTCCCCTCACCTGATGACTAGCCCCCGTGTCCCCGGGAGGAAGATGTCCACCCTCTTGCCTGGCTGGCTGTTTGGTAGCTGGTCCGTCTCCTTCTGAAGCCACCGTCTGGGCCACCGATGTCTACCCCCTTGCCTGCTCAGGGACATTCTGATCAAAGAGAGAAGCCGcctctctgcccttctctgcCAGTCTGGCcagcatcttccccaccccatccccctttACAGCACAGCGCCCCCCTTGTCTCCCTTCCCGAACCCAGCTCCCTCTGGGATCTTTCCCCCGTCACCCGCTGAGACCACTCCTGTCTGCTCCACTGATGCTAAACAAACCTGGTGGTCCCTTAAACCCCtcccctttttaaaaacagttttatcgAGATAGAATTCACACACCATGCAGTTTGCCCATTTATTATGTAGAATTCAATGTTTTTGGTCCATCCACAGGGTTGTGCAACCCTCACCGCGGTTTTAGGACATTTTTGTcagccccccaaaagaaaccccatacccagCCCGACCCCTCCTTTTGCAATCACCAGTCTGCTTTTGCTccccacttcactttctgccgccTTCCTGCTCATGTGCCTGGCTTCTCCCCCACCAGGGTCACTGAATCCAACCCGACTTCCCAGTGCCTCTCCCAGCTCCCAGTGCTGCTCTGAGCGCCATTCTCAGCACCTTCTCAAATATCCAAAATcaacccccagccccactcccaaaCTACCTCTCCTGTACATTTGCCCATCGCAGCTGATGGCAACTTAAAGTGAAAACCTTGCAAAACCCTCTAGagatccccttctcttccttcttcttatcCGCAAGGAAATATCCAGAAACCCCCTGGGTCCCTGCCTGTCCACATCTCCCTCCAGCTTCCACCCTCACTCtgattttttctttccctgcagTGTTGCACTGAGACTAAAAAAGTGTAAATCTGATACTGCAGAGAGGCCATCCTGCCAGAATTGGgtactcccctccccccacaaatACTAACACTGTTtttgaggagggaggggacacttGGAAGCTTGCGCAGAAAAACAAACCTGAATCACCCCAGGAAAGCTCTGATAAAAAGGTCCAGGGCAGGGAATACAGATCCTTGGAGGTATTAAACCTTCTATAAAAGTATAGGAATTAAAAACAGCAGGAACAGAGCTGAGGCTATCAAACTTTAACAAAGAAGGAACCCCGGGAGGGAAGAAGTGTCAGTGGGACGCTTCCTTGGTAACCATCTTTATCTCACATCAGCCCCCAGCACAGACTTCCAAAAGGTCAAAGATGTCGGTGCAGAAATGAAGGCTGTGCAATCGAACAAGAGCAGAAACGAGAGACTGTGTCGTCCAACAACGAACAGAACTATGAGAAGACTCGAGAAGCCAGGAATCCCACCTATGCTCTGTCTGAAGGACCAACAGGCAAAGCCAGAAGCTATGGGACAGATGGGCGGTCCACAGGGGGCTTATCTCTGATCTCCTAGATAAAGGACTCCTGCGGTGGCAGTGAGAGAGCAGCAACCCAGGGAGAAGTGGGCTGAGGGGGAGAGACGTGCTCCCAGGAAGGGCCAAGGGAAGAGCGAATCACAGTGACTGAGACCATCTCCTCGGGAAAGTGCTCATATGAAAGGGTCTGTGGGCTAGGGTGCTCCACACACCAGAGAGCTGCAGGGGACAGTAATCCACATATGTCTGTGAGGATTCTCAGGAAAACTGGTGGATTGTTAGGAGTCATCCAGTCAAACTGAGTTTGCTGTGCTTTCTGATGTCTAGATCATGagaatatatttgttgtttagttgctaagtcgtgttcgactcttttgcgatcccctggactgtaacccaccaggctcatctgtccatgggattctccaggcaagaataaagtggcttgccattttcttctccaggggatcttcccaacccagagattgaacccacatctcctgcattggcaggcaggatctttaccactgagccaccagggaagcccaagaatgtaTTACTGGctcaaaaaaatacatttgtgtgTAAGCTGGACTGTAGAACTCACTTCAGCAGAGACTGATGGATCGATCACGTGCAAAGGCATGAAGAGTTCTCATACGTGGGGACAGGAATGGCCAATGGCCATGACCATTAGGCTGCAGCGAGGTCCATCTTGGCATCAGCAGACTGGCAGTTAAACAGGGTGTAACTCTAAGCAAGGGCTGGCAGGAGCAGTGAGGAGCAGGGCAGACCTGCTGGGTCCAGTAAGGTGGGCCTGGGTAGACCCCTCAGAGCACAGGTCCCCTCCCAGTGGGGAGCCCAGAGATCTACCACTAACACAGGCAGGGAAGATGGAATTAAGGAGAGTGCCAGGGCACATGGGTGCCATCTCAGCTGCACCATTTGGAAAATTGAAGTGCAGGAGCACACATCTTTTTAGACAGTTCAAAAGATGCAAACCATGCACATTGTTAGAAGCTAGGGGTCTTTCTTTGGGATCTCAAGCTGGGTACTTAtagtattgattcttttttaaaacactaCATAACTTGTTttaaggacatggaagcaaaataGGGGCTGTGGCAGATGTAGACAGCAGGCAGTGGGTGGAGAATCGTGGCCTGGGAAGCCTTTCTTGGTAAGGCTCCTGGAGGTGGGTAGGAGCCTGCCCCACTCCAGTGGGGTCGCAGGGGGCTGTGGTCAATTCTGCCTCCTGTGGAGGCAGAGGTCCAGGTCCTGGTTCAGGCA
The nucleotide sequence above comes from Bos indicus isolate NIAB-ARS_2022 breed Sahiwal x Tharparkar chromosome 7, NIAB-ARS_B.indTharparkar_mat_pri_1.0, whole genome shotgun sequence. Encoded proteins:
- the CERS1 gene encoding ceramide synthase 1 isoform X1; protein product: MAAAGSAGPEPMPSYAQLVQRGWGSALAAARGCADCGWGLARRGLAEHAHLAPPELLLLALGALGWTVLRSAATSRLFRPLAKRCRLQPRDAAKMPESAWKFLFYLGAWSYSTYLLFGTDYPFFHDPPSVFYDWKTGMAVPRDIAVAYLLQGSFYGHSIYATLYLDAWRKDSVVMLVHHVVTLVLIVSSYAFRYHKVGILVLFLHDISDVQLEFTKLNVYFKSRGGAHHRLHALAADLGCLSFCLSWFWFRLYWFPLKVLYATSYCSLRSVPDIPFYFFFNVLLLLLTLMNLYWFLYIVAFAAKVLTGQVRELKDVREYDTAEAPSPKPRKADPQHRLPKGQRCRCRNEGCAIEQEQKRETVSSNNEQNYEKTREARNPTYALSEGPTGKARSYGTDGRSTGGLSLIS
- the CERS1 gene encoding ceramide synthase 1 isoform X2 produces the protein MAAAGSAGPEPMPSYAQLVQRGWGSALAAARGCADCGWGLARRGLAEHAHLAPPELLLLALGALGWTVLRSAATSRLFRPLAKRCRLQPRDAAKMPESAWKFLFYLGAWSYSTYLLFGTDYPFFHDPPSVFYDWKTGMAVPRDIAVAYLLQGSFYGHSIYATLYLDAWRKDSVVMLVHHVVTLVLIVSSYAFRYHKVGILVLFLHDISDVQLEFTKLNVYFKSRGGAHHRLHALAADLGCLSFCLSWFWFRLYWFPLKVLYATSYCSLRSVPDIPFYFFFNVLLLLLTLMNLYWFLYIVAFAAKVLTGQVRELKDVREYDTAEAPSPKPRKADPQHRLPKGQRCRCRNEGCAIEQEQKRETVSSNNEQNYEKTREARNPTYALSEGPTGSR